In Rhodothermus bifroesti, a single genomic region encodes these proteins:
- a CDS encoding YifB family Mg chelatase-like AAA ATPase, with amino-acid sequence MLSKVWSSTPLGIEAIPVEIETHIESGMPRYTVVGLPDGAVRESRDRIYAALRNSGLPLPRGAITINLAPADLRKEGAAFDLPMALGLLAASEGKPSAEALASLWIVGELALDGTVRPVRGVLPIAIRARQERRKGVIVPVANAEEAALVEGLEVYPVASLAEAVGLLTGTQPRLPFRRDLKALFDEAQHYDIDFAEVRGQENVKRALEVAAAGGHNVLMVGPPGAGKTMLARRLPTILPPLTPDEALETTKIHSVGGMLGKTGLIAQRPFRAPHHTISDVGLCGGGAPPLPGEISLAHNGVLFLDELPEFKRQVLEVLRQPLEAGRITISRAKYTIEYPAQFMLVASMNPCPCGYLNDPRRTCLCTPPQVQRYLSKISGPLLDRIDLHIEVTPVPFEELSRKQEGEPSAAIRARVVAARQLQAERFRDLPGVYCNAQMPARLVRRYCTLDSEGQQLMKMAIHRLGLSARAYDRILKVARTIADLAGSASLRPEHLSEAIQYRSLDRESWFLR; translated from the coding sequence ATGCTGAGCAAAGTTTGGAGTAGTACCCCGCTGGGCATTGAGGCCATTCCTGTGGAGATCGAAACGCACATCGAGTCGGGCATGCCGCGCTACACGGTGGTTGGCTTGCCTGATGGTGCGGTGCGTGAAAGCCGTGATCGCATTTATGCCGCCTTGCGCAATAGTGGATTGCCGCTGCCGCGCGGGGCCATTACGATCAATTTAGCGCCAGCCGATTTACGCAAAGAGGGGGCTGCTTTTGATTTACCGATGGCGCTCGGGTTGTTAGCAGCGAGCGAAGGCAAGCCTAGTGCAGAGGCGCTTGCGTCGTTGTGGATTGTGGGGGAGCTGGCACTGGATGGGACGGTACGGCCGGTTCGGGGCGTACTGCCTATAGCCATTCGGGCTCGTCAGGAAAGGCGAAAAGGAGTAATCGTGCCCGTAGCCAATGCCGAAGAGGCCGCACTGGTTGAGGGACTGGAAGTCTATCCAGTCGCTTCGCTGGCTGAGGCTGTCGGTTTGCTTACCGGCACGCAGCCGCGATTGCCGTTTCGGCGGGACCTGAAGGCGCTCTTTGATGAGGCGCAGCACTACGACATCGACTTTGCCGAGGTACGTGGCCAAGAGAACGTCAAACGGGCTTTAGAGGTAGCTGCAGCAGGTGGACATAATGTGTTGATGGTGGGACCGCCAGGCGCAGGCAAAACCATGCTGGCTCGGCGTTTACCTACGATCTTGCCACCGCTTACGCCTGATGAAGCACTGGAAACTACCAAAATTCACTCGGTTGGTGGCATGCTTGGGAAAACGGGACTTATTGCCCAACGTCCGTTTCGTGCGCCGCATCATACCATTTCAGACGTCGGGCTTTGCGGTGGAGGAGCACCCCCCTTACCAGGGGAAATTTCGCTTGCCCATAACGGTGTGCTCTTTTTGGATGAGCTCCCGGAGTTCAAGCGGCAAGTGCTTGAGGTGTTGCGTCAGCCGCTTGAAGCTGGCCGGATTACCATTAGCCGGGCCAAATACACCATTGAGTATCCGGCGCAGTTTATGCTTGTGGCCAGCATGAATCCTTGCCCCTGCGGTTACTTGAACGATCCCCGGCGCACATGTTTATGCACGCCACCTCAAGTGCAGCGCTACCTGTCGAAAATCAGTGGACCGCTTTTAGATCGTATCGACCTGCATATTGAAGTGACGCCGGTTCCCTTTGAAGAGCTGAGTCGCAAGCAAGAAGGCGAGCCTTCGGCTGCGATTCGGGCACGGGTTGTAGCGGCACGCCAGCTTCAGGCTGAACGGTTTCGAGATCTGCCAGGTGTCTACTGTAATGCCCAGATGCCAGCTCGCCTGGTACGGCGCTACTGCACGCTAGATAGCGAAGGTCAGCAGCTGATGAAGATGGCTATTCATCGCCTGGGGCTAAGCGCGCGGGCCTACGATCGCATCCTCAAAGTAGCCCGTACGATTGCCGACCTAGCAGGCAGTGCATCGCTTCGGCCCGAGCACCTTTCTGAGGCGATTCAGTATCGCTCGCTTGACCGGGAGTCTTGGTTTTTGCGTTAG
- a CDS encoding NAD(+)/NADH kinase, with amino-acid sequence MIYGITGNTQKEQLWEPVAKLLSWLEQQGLQAKLHPAVAEGLALRKLLPQAQAAACTAHDLATEVDVILSFGGDGTLLQSAHLAGRHGTPVLGINIGRMGFLADVEVEHVREAICAIERGDYTVEARMALEAELENSLSLELPWALNEFVIDRTGPAGLITIDVTVDGVPLNQYWADGLIFSTPTGSTAYSLSAGGPIVSPGCEVIILTPIAPHTLTLRPIVLPASVTLEVRVYTSGQPYVLAADGRSQLITQEGQRITIRRATHTVNLIKLPGQHYFQTLRNKLMWGAR; translated from the coding sequence ATGATTTACGGCATTACCGGCAATACGCAAAAAGAACAGCTCTGGGAGCCTGTAGCCAAGCTGCTAAGCTGGCTCGAGCAGCAAGGACTGCAAGCTAAGCTGCACCCTGCCGTTGCTGAAGGGCTAGCGCTGCGCAAGCTACTTCCCCAAGCGCAAGCCGCAGCCTGCACCGCACACGATTTAGCAACAGAAGTCGACGTAATCCTCTCGTTTGGCGGCGATGGTACACTGTTGCAAAGCGCTCATTTGGCCGGACGCCACGGAACGCCCGTACTGGGCATCAACATCGGCCGCATGGGCTTTTTGGCCGACGTAGAAGTAGAACACGTACGCGAAGCCATCTGCGCCATCGAGCGCGGGGACTACACCGTGGAGGCACGCATGGCGCTGGAAGCCGAACTGGAAAATAGCCTTTCTCTTGAGCTGCCCTGGGCTTTAAATGAATTTGTGATCGACCGCACGGGTCCAGCTGGGCTTATTACCATCGACGTCACCGTTGACGGCGTGCCCCTCAACCAATACTGGGCCGATGGCCTCATTTTCTCCACGCCTACCGGATCGACGGCCTACTCACTTTCGGCTGGGGGCCCAATCGTCTCTCCAGGCTGCGAAGTCATCATCCTCACGCCTATTGCACCCCACACGCTGACCCTTCGACCTATCGTGCTTCCAGCTTCGGTAACGCTCGAGGTCCGCGTGTACACCAGCGGACAACCCTACGTGCTAGCCGCCGACGGCCGTAGCCAACTCATTACGCAGGAAGGCCAACGCATCACCATTCGCCGTGCCACCCATACCGTCAACCTCATCAAACTACCGGGACAACACTACTTTCAAACCTTACGCAACAAGCTGATGTGGGGCGCGCGTTAA
- a CDS encoding LacI family DNA-binding transcriptional regulator: protein MAKKRVRLADIAERLNLSKVSVSKALRDHPDISKETRELVKKTAAEMGYLPNLLARSLSSKRSYTLGVVVPKIAHTFMATVVDAIQEAATQRGYGIVLAVSQERADLERQHIERLLAMRVDGLLVSVSQQAPHVEVYERVREMGIPLVFFDRAIEGLGFSSVTVDDREGAYRAVEYVIRKGYRKIAHVAGTPEVLIGRERRAGYEAALRQAGLPIRPEWIIEGGFDEWHGYYAFKRLLQGELPEVIFAVTFPVELGIRAAMRESDPSLLERIQLISFSEGGLNEFYVYPHICVRQPAREMGRRALEILVAEIEREDGRAPQHVVLKTELITPEDYLRRFAVRMAVERTPTT from the coding sequence ATGGCCAAAAAGCGTGTGCGGCTAGCTGATATTGCCGAACGGTTAAACCTCAGCAAAGTCAGCGTTTCGAAAGCCCTTCGGGATCATCCGGACATTTCTAAGGAGACCCGTGAGCTGGTGAAGAAGACCGCTGCCGAGATGGGGTACTTGCCCAACCTGCTAGCGCGTTCGTTGTCTTCCAAGCGCTCGTATACGTTGGGTGTGGTGGTTCCCAAGATTGCGCATACGTTCATGGCTACGGTGGTTGATGCCATTCAAGAGGCTGCTACGCAGCGGGGTTATGGGATTGTGTTGGCGGTTTCGCAGGAGCGGGCGGATTTGGAGCGGCAGCATATTGAGCGGCTGCTGGCTATGCGGGTGGATGGGTTGCTGGTTTCGGTTTCGCAGCAAGCGCCCCATGTGGAGGTCTATGAGCGGGTTAGAGAGATGGGTATCCCGCTGGTATTTTTTGACCGCGCCATTGAAGGATTAGGTTTTAGCAGCGTGACGGTTGATGACCGTGAGGGGGCCTATCGTGCTGTGGAGTATGTGATTCGCAAAGGATACCGCAAGATTGCCCATGTAGCTGGCACGCCAGAAGTGCTCATTGGTCGGGAACGTCGGGCAGGTTATGAAGCTGCTCTCCGCCAGGCTGGTTTGCCCATTCGGCCGGAGTGGATTATTGAGGGGGGCTTTGATGAATGGCATGGTTACTATGCTTTCAAACGCCTGTTGCAAGGAGAGCTGCCTGAGGTGATTTTTGCGGTGACGTTTCCCGTAGAGCTGGGGATTCGGGCGGCTATGCGCGAGAGTGATCCATCGCTTTTGGAGCGTATTCAGTTGATTTCGTTTAGCGAAGGTGGTTTGAACGAATTTTATGTATATCCACATATCTGCGTTCGGCAACCTGCCCGTGAGATGGGTCGGCGGGCGTTGGAGATTTTAGTCGCTGAAATTGAGCGGGAGGATGGTCGTGCGCCCCAGCATGTCGTGCTTAAGACCGAGCTCATTACGCCAGAAGATTATCTGCGGCGTTTTGCGGTACGTATGGCGGTAGAGCGTACGCCGACAACTTAA
- a CDS encoding SDR family oxidoreductase encodes MMHPALTQQFDLSGRVALVTGGSGALGRAMARGLALAGARVALLARRPEKLEAAVAEILQNGGEALALSGDVLDQKALERAREVLLQHWGRLDILVNSAGGNVPEATLHPGQNIFSLTEAAFRAVIDLNLMGTILPTLVFGEVMARQRQGVIVNISSMAATRVLTRVVGYSAAKAAVENFTRWMAVELARTYGEGLRVNAIAPGFFLGEQNRHLLVHEDGSLTERGQAILAHTPMGRFGEADDLIGTLIWLCSDASRFVTGVVVPVDGGFSIFTGI; translated from the coding sequence ATGATGCATCCTGCACTGACCCAGCAGTTTGACCTAAGCGGCCGCGTGGCCCTTGTCACCGGGGGTAGCGGTGCCTTAGGCCGTGCCATGGCCCGTGGACTGGCCTTGGCGGGAGCCCGCGTGGCCCTGCTAGCCCGGCGGCCAGAAAAGCTTGAAGCAGCGGTAGCCGAAATCCTGCAAAACGGTGGCGAAGCCCTAGCGCTCAGTGGAGACGTGCTCGATCAAAAAGCGCTTGAACGTGCGCGGGAAGTGCTCCTTCAGCATTGGGGACGTCTCGATATTCTGGTGAACAGTGCCGGGGGTAACGTGCCCGAAGCCACGCTGCATCCCGGCCAAAACATCTTCTCGCTCACCGAAGCCGCATTCCGTGCGGTTATTGACCTCAACCTGATGGGGACAATTCTGCCAACGCTGGTTTTTGGCGAAGTCATGGCACGCCAGCGCCAAGGCGTGATTGTGAACATCTCGTCGATGGCGGCAACGCGCGTTCTGACCCGTGTCGTGGGCTACAGTGCAGCCAAAGCAGCTGTAGAAAATTTCACCCGCTGGATGGCCGTCGAGCTGGCCCGCACCTATGGAGAAGGGCTGCGCGTCAACGCGATCGCTCCAGGCTTTTTCTTGGGTGAGCAAAACCGTCATCTGCTGGTGCACGAGGATGGTTCGCTCACCGAACGAGGCCAGGCCATTTTAGCCCATACACCTATGGGCCGCTTTGGCGAAGCCGATGACCTCATTGGCACACTCATCTGGCTGTGCAGCGATGCTTCCCGGTTTGTCACCGGCGTGGTTGTACCCGTAGATGGCGGATTTTCCATTTTCACAGGAATCTAG
- a CDS encoding tagaturonate epimerase family protein, translating into MEAFPLLLPGWALQAQADGPKLAAALSTLIRAHVYPQSLEVTPKGVFFLIRKDQEKRLGILSSGGVADFGGLRHELTFNGQALIFQSCPLTPEHAQALRRHVPWTAPRTLGLRASVGCGDRLGLATPGHVRAVRKHTLAPVFAQQSIREMTRTGRSPQQVLDDAMWGVFQEGWRQGYGADADHLKTEEDADRCIAAGFTWFTIDPSAFVDNDADGADAATLAAKVAALPWADLETTWNDLRRAYLGQTFHVGPYMLSFEERTLRQALAKYGAAIAHTARMYRHIASRMGNCPFELEMSVDETEVPTSPAEHFFVARELARLGVRWISLALRFVGRLEKGVDYIGELGEFEAHLKLHVAIARTLGPYKLSLHSGSDKFALYPLFAQHAGELFHLKTAGTSYLEALRAVAELDPTLFREILDFARSRYETDRATYHVSALLERVPHPAEVPDRDLPALLEHFDTRQVLHVTFGSVLTATDAQGRPRFRDRLLAVLQAHEETHYRLLEAHFDRHLRPFDAT; encoded by the coding sequence ATGGAAGCATTCCCCTTACTGTTACCTGGATGGGCGTTGCAAGCTCAAGCAGATGGGCCTAAGCTGGCTGCAGCACTCAGCACCTTGATCCGTGCACACGTCTATCCTCAATCCTTAGAAGTAACCCCCAAGGGCGTATTTTTTCTGATCCGAAAGGATCAAGAAAAACGGTTGGGCATCTTATCCTCTGGTGGCGTGGCCGACTTTGGAGGGTTGCGTCATGAACTGACCTTCAACGGCCAAGCGCTGATTTTTCAGTCCTGTCCCCTAACACCGGAGCATGCTCAGGCCTTGCGTCGTCATGTGCCTTGGACCGCCCCACGCACGTTGGGTCTGCGTGCTTCGGTTGGTTGTGGAGACCGGCTGGGGTTGGCTACACCGGGTCACGTACGTGCGGTACGCAAGCACACGTTGGCCCCCGTTTTTGCCCAGCAGTCTATTCGGGAAATGACGCGTACAGGACGCTCACCCCAGCAGGTCCTTGACGATGCCATGTGGGGCGTTTTTCAAGAAGGCTGGCGCCAAGGCTATGGTGCCGACGCGGACCACCTGAAAACCGAAGAGGACGCTGATCGCTGCATTGCTGCGGGGTTTACTTGGTTTACCATTGATCCCAGCGCCTTTGTCGACAACGACGCCGATGGTGCAGACGCCGCTACCCTCGCGGCCAAAGTAGCAGCGCTGCCTTGGGCAGATCTTGAAACCACGTGGAACGACCTGCGGCGCGCTTATTTGGGCCAAACGTTTCATGTAGGCCCTTACATGCTGTCGTTTGAAGAGCGCACGCTGCGCCAAGCCCTAGCTAAGTATGGCGCTGCTATTGCGCATACGGCCCGCATGTACCGGCACATTGCCTCACGCATGGGCAATTGTCCTTTTGAACTAGAGATGTCTGTTGACGAAACTGAAGTACCTACCTCACCGGCCGAACATTTCTTTGTGGCACGGGAGCTTGCCCGCTTGGGCGTACGCTGGATTAGCCTGGCACTGCGTTTTGTCGGACGCTTGGAGAAAGGGGTCGACTACATCGGCGAGCTAGGGGAGTTTGAAGCCCACCTCAAGTTGCACGTAGCCATTGCCCGCACACTAGGACCCTACAAACTCAGCCTGCATTCCGGATCCGACAAGTTTGCTCTCTATCCTTTGTTTGCCCAACATGCCGGCGAACTGTTTCACCTCAAAACGGCTGGGACATCCTACTTGGAAGCCCTGAGGGCAGTAGCCGAACTAGACCCCACCCTATTCCGGGAAATTCTGGACTTTGCTCGCAGTCGCTATGAAACCGATCGGGCTACGTATCACGTTTCGGCCCTATTGGAACGCGTTCCTCACCCGGCTGAGGTGCCCGATCGGGACTTACCGGCCCTACTCGAGCACTTCGACACGCGGCAAGTACTCCACGTCACGTTTGGCTCGGTGCTGACGGCAACCGATGCCCAGGGCCGCCCGCGCTTCCGCGATCGCCTGCTTGCCGTACTCCAGGCCCACGAAGAAACCCACTATCGGCTACTTGAGGCTCACTTTGACCGTCACCTGCGCCCTTTTGATGCAACATAA
- a CDS encoding glycerate kinase type-2 family protein produces the protein MMSFELVADARAIFGAAVRAAQADVLLTQTPWTEWAPRPLDQYRRVVVVGMGKAALAMASVVEAQLGDQIATGTVVVPRGYLETLPASLVFPQRIAVLEGGHPLPDEGSLQAAQRILQLAESCTAEDLLLVLISGGGSALCTDFVPPVTLADAQTTFQLLLASGADIYQLNAVRKHLSRIGGGQLARAAAPADVLALVISDVVGDELSVVASGPTVPDPTTFAEAIAVLRRYGLWHRVPEPVRVRLEAGVRNPFLETPKAADPRFARVVTRLVGTNRRALEAAADEARRRGYSVRIVSDRLTGEAREVGPHLVAMLREVREPRPVCLLWGGETTVTVRGSGQGGRNQELALAAALAMQDWPAQAVLLSGGTDGRDGPTDAAGAWVTPNTVAEARQRGLDPLAYLNNNDAYAFFKTLDQLLVTGPTHTNVMDVQVALRY, from the coding sequence ATGATGTCTTTTGAGTTGGTCGCCGATGCGCGCGCCATCTTTGGAGCAGCGGTACGCGCGGCGCAGGCAGACGTATTGCTTACGCAGACGCCCTGGACCGAGTGGGCGCCGCGACCGCTAGATCAGTATCGACGTGTTGTGGTGGTGGGCATGGGTAAGGCGGCCCTGGCCATGGCCAGTGTAGTGGAAGCGCAGCTAGGCGATCAGATTGCCACGGGTACGGTTGTGGTACCTCGCGGCTACTTAGAGACGCTGCCCGCGTCGCTGGTTTTCCCCCAACGGATTGCCGTGCTAGAGGGGGGACATCCTCTACCCGATGAGGGTAGTCTGCAGGCCGCACAGCGCATCTTGCAACTGGCCGAAAGCTGCACAGCAGAGGATCTGTTGCTGGTACTGATCTCCGGTGGGGGGTCGGCCCTATGCACGGATTTTGTGCCACCGGTCACGCTGGCCGATGCGCAAACGACATTTCAGCTTTTGCTTGCCAGTGGCGCGGACATCTACCAGCTGAATGCTGTACGTAAGCATTTGTCGCGCATTGGTGGTGGTCAATTAGCCCGGGCTGCAGCGCCAGCCGACGTGTTAGCACTGGTGATTTCGGATGTGGTAGGGGATGAGCTTTCTGTCGTTGCCAGCGGTCCGACAGTACCTGATCCTACCACGTTTGCCGAGGCCATTGCTGTGCTGCGGCGCTACGGGCTTTGGCATCGGGTTCCAGAACCGGTTCGGGTGCGGCTGGAAGCGGGTGTGCGCAATCCATTTTTAGAAACTCCCAAAGCAGCCGATCCACGTTTTGCTCGCGTGGTTACGCGCTTGGTGGGTACCAACCGACGAGCGCTTGAAGCTGCGGCCGACGAAGCGCGCAGGCGTGGCTATTCGGTGCGGATTGTTTCGGATCGCCTAACAGGCGAGGCTCGGGAGGTAGGGCCCCACCTGGTAGCCATGTTGCGGGAGGTACGCGAGCCCCGTCCGGTTTGCTTGCTTTGGGGCGGAGAGACAACGGTTACCGTGCGGGGCTCTGGCCAAGGCGGCCGCAACCAAGAGCTTGCGCTAGCTGCTGCATTAGCGATGCAGGACTGGCCGGCTCAAGCTGTGTTGCTTAGTGGAGGCACCGACGGCCGCGATGGCCCTACCGATGCTGCCGGCGCTTGGGTCACCCCAAACACGGTTGCTGAAGCACGCCAGCGCGGACTGGATCCACTGGCCTATCTTAACAACAATGATGCCTATGCGTTTTTTAAAACGCTTGATCAGCTCTTGGTGACCGGGCCCACGCACACAAACGTTATGGACGTGCAGGTTGCGCTACGCTATTAG